The Puntigrus tetrazona isolate hp1 chromosome 16, ASM1883169v1, whole genome shotgun sequence genome includes a region encoding these proteins:
- the npc1 gene encoding NPC intracellular cholesterol transporter 1, whose product MLLPGRKQLFCLLWTVILLSQWVHGQHCIWYGECGISPKIKEDKLNCNYTGPPIPLPDQEGQDLLQELCPGLVYEDDKVCCDTQQLKTLKNNIQIPLQYLSRCPACFFNFMTLFCELTCSPRQSDFVNATEFSEFNKTTANVNKVSYYISQTFANAMYDACRDVQAPSTNIKALNLLCGTDVSLCTPNKWIEYMFDIENGQVPFAIDPHFSDVPIEGMTPMSNETFNCTQSLDDGSGPCSCQDCSEACGPTPVPPPVLPPWTILGLDAMTVIMWCSYIAFLILFFGVVLGAWCYRRRMVTSEYGPILDSNQPHSINSDGTDFAGDATCCETMGERFENFLRVLFSSWGSMCVRHPLTVILTSVVLVSICSAGLTYMRITTNPVDLWSSPSSRARQEKDYFDQHFGPFFRTEQLIITTPVNASFNFSPTTGGSDIHFSSILNISILHQVLDLQTKITNLTAEYNGETVTLKDICVSPLAPYNDNCTILSVLNYYQNSHEVLDHELSDEFYVYFDYHTHFLYCVSSPMALDDTGHFHDPCMGTFGGPVFPWLALGGYEGTDYNNATALVITFPVNNYLNDTEKLGKALAWEKVFLEFVKNYDNPDLIISFSSERSIEDEIDRESNSDITTIVISYVIMFVYISLALGHINSFWTLLVDSKISLGIAGILIVLSSVACSLGIFSYIGIPLTLIVIEVIPFLVLAVGVDNIFIIVQTYQRDERMPEEELHQQIGRILGDVAPSMFLSSFSETVAFFLGALSSMPAVRTFSLFAGLAVFIDFLLQISCFVSLLGLDIKRQEANRPDILCCVKLSDGQREKSEGCLFRFFKKIYAPFILKDWVRPLVVAVFVGMLSFSVAVVNKVEIGLDQRLSMPDDSYVLDYFGNLSEYLHTGAPVYFVVEDGHDYKTSEGQNTVCGGVGCNSNSLVQQIYTASLMKNYSRISNVPSSWLDDYFDWVKPQSSCCRYYNTTGAFCNASVVDKTCVHCRHTSPSGKQRPNSAEFMRFLPMFLLDNPNIKCGKGGHAAYSTAVDLIQNNTDVGATYFMSYHTILKTSSDFIDALKMARELTDNITQAIGPQNKTYSVFPYSIFYVFYEQYLTIIYDTAFNLGVSLGAIFVVSTVLLGFELWSAVLVCVTIAMILVNMFGVMWLWDISLNAVSLVNLVMCCGISVEFCSHIVRAFSVSTKSSRVERAKEALAHMGSSVFSGITLTKFGGILILALSKSQIFQIFYFRMYLSIVLLGAAHGLIFLPVLLSYAGASVNKAKAMAAHNRFVGTEREQLIY is encoded by the exons ATGCTTCTACCGGGgagaaaacagcttttctgtcttttatggACCGTAATTTTATTATCACAGTGG GTGCATGGCCAGCACTGTATCTGGTATGGTGAATGTGGTATTTCCCCTAAAATTAAAGAGGATAagttaaactgtaattacacAGGCCCACCTATACCTTTACCTGACCAGGAAGGACAGGATCTGCTACAG GAGCTGTGCCCGGGACTGGTCTATGAGGACGACAAAGTTTGCTGCGACACCCAGCAgctcaaaacactgaaaaacaatATTCAGATCCCGCTTCAGTACCTGTCCAG GTGTCCAGCATGTTTCTTCAACTTCATGACCCTGTTCTGCGAGCTTACCTGCAGCCCCAGACAGAGCGATTTTGTCAATGCCACGGAGTTCTCCGAATTTAACAAAACCACAGCTAATGTTAACAAGGTGTCCTACTATATCAGCCAGACATTTGCCAATG CCATGTATGACGCCTGCCGTGATGTTCAGGCCCCCTCCACCAATATCAAAGCTCTCAATCTGCTCTGCGGGACAGACGTCAGCCTGTGCACTCCCAACAAATGGATCGAGTACATGTTCGATATCGAGAACGGCCAAGTCCCCTTCGCTATTGACCCTCATTTCTCAG ATGTACCCATCGAAGGCATGACTCCCATGAGCAACGAGACTTTTAACTGTACTCAGTCTCTGGATGATGGCTCGGGACCCTGCTCATGTCAGGACTGCAGTGAAGCTTGCGGCCCCACACCGGTGCCCCCCCCGGTCCTTCCGCCCTGGACCATCCTTGGACTGGATGCCATGACCGTCATCATGTGGTGTTCTTATATAGCCTTTCTCATCCTGTTCTTTGGAGTTGTGCTGGGGGCATGGTGTTACAg GAGGAGGATGGTCACATCTGAATATGGCCCAATACTTGATAGCAACCAGCCCCACTCCATAAACTCTGATGGCACTGATTTTGCAG GTGACGCTACGTGCTGCGAGACAATGGGCGAGCGCTTTGAGAACTTTCTCCGCGTACTCTTCAGCAGCTGGGGCTCCATGTGCGTGCGTCACCCCTTAACCGTGATCCTGACCAGCGTGGTGCTGGTGTCCATCTGCTCGGCCGGACTAACCTACATGCGTATCACAACCAACCCGGTGGACCTCTGGTCGTCTCCCAGCAGCAGGGCCAGGCAGGAGAAGGACTATTTTGACCAGCACTTCGGACCTTTTTTCCGCACAGAGCAGCTCATCATCACCACCCCGGTGAATGCGTCGTTCAATTTTTCACCCACCACTGGAGGATCAGACATTCACTTCTCCTCCATTCTGAACATATCAATCCTCCATCAG GTGTTGGATCTCCAGACAAAAATTACAAACCTCACAGCTGAATATAATGGAGAGACGGTTACTCTTAAAGACATCTGTGTTTCTCCACTGGCTCCTTATAATGATAACTGTACCATCCTAAGTGTGTTAAACTACTACCAGAACAGCCATGAAGTCCTGGATCATGAGTTATCTGATGAGTTCTACGTCTATTTTGACTACCACActcattttctttattgtgtCAG TTCTCCTATGGCCCTGGATGACACAGGACACTTTCATGACCCCTGCATGGGTACATTCGGAGGACCGGTTTTCCCCTGGCTTGCTCTTGGTGGATATGAGG GTACTGATTACAACAACGCCACAGCTCTAGTGATCACCTTTCCCGTCAACAACTACCTGAATGACACAGAAAAACTAGGCAAGGCTTTAGCATGGGAGAAAGT GTTTCTCGAATTTGTGAAGAACTATGACAACCCCGACCTGATCATCTCATTCAGTTCGGAGCGCAGCATTGAAGATGAGATCGACCGCGAGAGCAATAGTGACATCACCACCATCGTGATCAGCTACGTCATCATGTTTGTCTACATCTCATTGGCTCTGGGACACATTAACAGCTTCTGGACCTTGCTG GTGGACTCTAAGATCTCTCTGGGCATCGCCGGGATCCTGATCGTGTTGAGTTCAGTCGCATGTTCTCTAGGTATCTTCAGCTACATCGGCATCCCTCTAACTCTTATCGTCATTGAGGTCATCCCCTTCCTCGTGCTGGCTGTAGGTGTGGACAACATCTTCATCATTGTACAAACCTACCAG agAGATGAGCGAATGCCTGAGGAAGAACTTCATCAGCAGATTGGACGTATCCTCGGAGATGTGGCTCCCAGCATGTTCCTCTCTTCCTTCTCTGAGACTGTTGCTTTCTTTTTAG GTGCTCTGTCTAGCATGCCTGCAGTGAGGACCTTCTCTCTGTTCGCTGGCCTGGCAGTCTTCATTGACTTCCTTTTGCAGATCAGCTGCTTTGTGTCTCTGCTGGGCCTGGACATCAAGAGACAAGAG GCAAATCGTCCAGATATTTTGTGCTGTGTGAAGTTGTCTGATGGGCAGCGGGAAAAATCTGAAGGTTGTCTGTTTCGCTTTTTCAAGAAGATATATGCTCCCTTCATCTTGAAGGATTGGGTGCGCCCCCTGGTG GTTGCTGTTTTTGTGGGAATGCTGTCATTTAGTGTAGCCGTTGTTAATAAAGTGGAGATCGGGCTCGATCAGAGATTGTCCATGCCTGAT GACTCCTACGTGCTGGATTATTTTGGGAATTTGAGTGAGTACCTGCACACCGGGGCACCAGTTTACTTTGTGGTAGAGGACGGACATGACTATAAAACATCAGAGGGTCAGAACACAGTGTGTGGCGGCGTGGGCTGCAACAGCAACTCTCTAGTCCAGCAAATTTATACCGCATCTCTCATGAAAAACTA TAGTAGGATCAGCAACGTTCCTTCGTCCTGGCTGGATGACTACTTTGACTGGGTGAAGCCGCAGTCCTCCTGCTGCAGATATTACAACACCACCGGAGCGTTCTGCAATGCTTCAG TGGTGGATAAGACATGCGTTCACTGCAGACATACGAGCCCTAGTGGGAAACAGAGGCCTAACAGTGCTGAATTCATGCGCTTCCTCCCCATGTTTCTCTTAGACAACCCAAATATCAAGTGTGGAAAAGG TGGTCATGCTGCATACAGCACTGCCGTGGATCTCATACAGAACAACACTGACGTAGGTGCCACCTACTTCATGAGCTATCACACCATATTGAAAACCTCATCTGACTTCATTGACGCCTTGAAGATGGCGCGAGAGCTTACAGACAATATCACGCAAGCCATCGGACCACAAAACAAGACTTACAGCGTCTTCCCTTACAG CATATTCTACGTCTTCTATGAACAGTATCTCACGATCATCTATGACACTGCCTTTAACCTCGGTGTGTCGTTGGGCGCCATCTTCGTGGTGTCCACTGTGCTTTTGGGCTTTGAGCTGTGGTCGGCAGTACTGGTGTGTGTCACCATTGCCATGATCCTGGTCAACATGTTCGGAGTCATGTGGCTGTGGGATATCAGCCTCAACGCCGTCTCATTGGTGAACCTTGTCATG TGTTGTGGCATTTCCGTGGAGTTCTGCAGTCATATTGTGAGGGCTTTCTCTGTCAGTACCAAGAGCTCGAGGGTCGAACGAGCGAAGGAGGCGCTGGCACACATGGGCAGCTCC GTGTTCAGTGGCATCACCCTCACTAAGTTCGGTGGGATCCTGATTCTCGCTCTCTCCAAATCCCAGATCTTCCAGATTTTCTACTTCCGCATGTATCTGTCAATAGTCCTGCTCGGAGCCGCTCACGGCCTCATCTTTTTGCCCGTGTTACTCAGTTATGCAG gcgcatctgtaaataaagcaaaagcCATGGCTGCTCACAACAGGTTTGTGGGTACGGAAAGAGAGCAGCTTATCTACTAA